The region TTTATTTTAAAGAAACTTTAATTATTGTTGTATCTCTTTTTGGTTTGTTTTACTTTGTAAGTAATCAGAAATTTGCATCAAACAAAAAGTTACAATAAATATCATAAGACCAGGAAAGAAACTAACCCACCAAGCTATATCTATAACTGCTTTACCATCACTTAGTAAACTTCCCCAAGACATTTGAGGAGGATTTACCCCTAATCCTAAAAATGATAATCCAGATTCAGCTAATATAGCCCCTCCAACTCCAAAGGTAAAAGAGATTAGAAATATTGGGGCTAAAAGTGGTGCAAAGTATTTAAATATGATTTTTGTTTTTGATACATTTGCAAGTTTTAAAACTTTTATATAAGGTCTGTTTCCAATAGCAAAACTCTCACTTCTAATTAATCTTGCCATCCCCATCCAACCGGTTATTGAGATTACAATAATCAAAACAAAAGATGAAGCTTGGATATATGAAACTAAAGCTAATAAAAGGAAAAATGTAGGAAATGTTAAAAATAAATCAATCAAAATTGTAATACTTTTATCAATCTTACCTTTAAAATAACCCGCATTTATCCCAACAAATAAGCCAATCAAAGAAGCAATTGCTGCACTTAAAAAACCTATTATAAGCGAAGTTTGTCCCCCATTTAAAACCCTAGCCAACATATCTCGCCCTAATCTATCAGTACCTAATAAATGGTTTAAAGATGGTGCTTGTAATATTTTTTCAGTATTTAACTCATATGGAGAAACCGTATAAATAAAAGGCAATAAAAACACTAATAAGATTAATATTATTAAAGTATAACTTGCCGTTTTTAACATCTTGCTACTTATTTATATAATAAGAAAGAGAACTCTTTCCAAATTTTTTTGTTTTGTTTAAAACAAATCTACCTAACTCTTCTGGCATATTCAATGTTGAAACATGTTCTAATATAACAATATAAATATTATCATTTTCAATATTTTCTATCATCTTAAATGATTTATCATAAATATCTTCCATCCCATCTCTATAATCAAAAGGTGGATCAATATATAAAATCAATTCATCAGAAGAGTTTTTTAAACTATTTAAGATTGATGGTGTTTGGATAAAAGTATCACCCATCATAGTTTGGCATTTATCTGGCTCAATATTTTTACAATTTTTTGTTAAGATTTTATA is a window of Halarcobacter sp. DNA encoding:
- a CDS encoding ABC transporter permease, with product MLKTASYTLIILILLVFLLPFIYTVSPYELNTEKILQAPSLNHLLGTDRLGRDMLARVLNGGQTSLIIGFLSAAIASLIGLFVGINAGYFKGKIDKSITILIDLFLTFPTFFLLLALVSYIQASSFVLIIVISITGWMGMARLIRSESFAIGNRPYIKVLKLANVSKTKIIFKYFAPLLAPIFLISFTFGVGGAILAESGLSFLGLGVNPPQMSWGSLLSDGKAVIDIAWWVSFFPGLMIFIVTFCLMQISDYLQSKTNQKEIQQ
- the rsmD gene encoding 16S rRNA (guanine(966)-N(2))-methyltransferase RsmD gives rise to the protein MKNNKPTTKIIAGKHKGKVIELPSLDVTRSSKARLKESLFNVLQFDIIDKIFIESFAGSGSIGLEAISRDAKRAYFVELDKNSYKILTKNCKNIEPDKCQTMMGDTFIQTPSILNSLKNSSDELILYIDPPFDYRDGMEDIYDKSFKMIENIENDNIYIVILEHVSTLNMPEELGRFVLNKTKKFGKSSLSYYINK